The DNA segment ACATCAACTCGGCCTCAACTTTTCGAGTAGGATCAAGACGGATTTGACTGGACTCAAGTTATATAGAAGCGCCAAGGTGAAAATGTTCGGCGCGGCCAACTTGCTTCTACTAGGGTCCAAAGCTTGGCCTTCCTTTGTAAGGTTGAGTTAAACACAGGAGCACTCATAAAAAGTGCCAACTTACCCTTTATTAAAAAATCTTCATTGACACTCTCCCTCTTTGAGAGGCATGCGCGTCACATAAAAATACGCAATATTAccctgaaaataaaaattctcacTGGCGTCCATTAAATGCACTATTCAGAAATGTATGAGCACAATGGAGTAACATCATTGTATGGAATACTGACGGTTAAATGCCTTTGGCGCACACTCGGCCAGTGTGAGAGAGTACCTAAAAGCCTGTTCCTGTGGGTTTGTGTCACAACAGCTGTGCCTTTCCCTTTGCTCTGCTGTTTACTGCAAAGATCAAATTTCATGTCTTCGTGTGTTCCCACTCCAACTGGCAGGAGTCCACATTCCTTCCCCATACACAAGCAGCACTTCTTTCCATTATAGAAGGGGAAAAATCGAGCCTACAGCCTCAGTTCCAATCCTATAGAGTCAAAATGCCTCGATTCTAAATCCTCTTAAAAAACGAATTGTGAAAAGCAGTACAACAAGCACCGTGTATtgcaatataatatttacagGGTTCTAAGTCATGGGAAGTAGACAGGCTGGCAGACAAACTTGATGACCAAACAATTTGTTTCTGAACCCATAGTCTACATGGTTGTTCTTAAGCTATTCACTGGAGTGACAATAGACCATTTACTGTACGGCACCAATTACAAAAAGTTCACAGTATGCACAGGGTTTAGTTGTTGACTTATTCAAAGGGTATATGCAAACCATGCAAATCTTTTCATTAAACTGAGTGCGTTAATAACATTTAACTCTTTGCCCTACAGTAAGGtgaatgatatatatagatgtatatatgagCTTCTTTACCCCTGTGTTGAGTTGACTTTATGCATCTGGTAGGCACACTCAGAAAGCCTTGATCCATACACTTTGCACAACACATTGTCTAAGCATAGTCTCTATAATGTAAAATCCTGTTTAGACTTTAAACTCTGTTCATGTTTTGGAAGGCTTTACAACTACTCATGTTCATATTAACCACCCTATAATAGTGAAGGTCACCCCTCCCTGGAAGATATTCTATGAATTAATTCTACTTCCTGTATAacaacatttatacatatttcctctttttctctgCATTTTAGATGTGGAACTATACTGTCCCTTTCCATTGGACATGTCATCCAAATGCCCCCCATTTCTACCATCTTCAGACAATTAACTGCACATCAACTACAACCCTTAAACATGGTCTCTCACCTGTCTTGTTTGAGGTGCTAAACCACCAGGCTGCATCTGTCTCTGCATCCGTGACGGCTGCATCAGTTGCCGTATCTGCTGCTGAAGAAATTGGCTATTGCTGACCTGTTGAGTTGGTTGCACTGGTGGAGCCtggtgctgctgttgctgtagATAGTGGATTAAAGACCCAGGGCTTGAAGACATATTCATCTTTTGGCTGGCAGAGTCAGGTGCGAAATGAGACAGTGGTTTGGtgttattaaaagaaaactgCTCATGAGATACTGGTGTGTCGCCAACTATCCCAGTCTGCAGCCCATTGGAAGGCTGTTGCATAAGCATGTTAATGTTTTTGGGCTGGTTGGTAGTCATTGGCTTGAACAGTGAGTTCTGCATACTAGACTGACTGTTGGAAGTGGTGAGATTTGAGATCAATGTATTCTGGGGACTGAATGGCTGTTGATGCAGTGCTGGGCTTGATAGTTTTTCAGGCTGATATGGTGGTGATGGCCCTGCATTTGAAGAAGTCATGTTTGACACCATGCTACTCTGTGGACTTTTGATGGCATTGGGTGGAATGCTGCTTGACGTCATATTTGATAACATGGTATTTTGTGGGCTGAAGGGCTGCTGGTTAAGAGCTGGGCTTGAAATCTTCTCAGATACGTAAGGTGGAGAACGCCTGCTGGCCTGATTGCTGGTGGAAGTCATGTTTGAAAGAAGAGTACTTTGTGAACCTTGCATATTATTCCCTTGCAAACTGCTTGCATTCATACCAGACATCATAACATTTTGTGGGCTGAATGGCTGTTGAGGAGAAGACCCCGGCCTGTAAGGTGGGGACAAACCTGTAGGTGACATGGTTGGCCAGTTGGGAGTCTGCCCCTGCTGCTTAGATGAAGACCCTTGTTTACTTGCAGCCAGTTGTTTAAGCTGTTGCGCATGCCAGTTTGCACTAGGCATGTTTGCCATGGATACTGGTAACATGGACTGTGGCTGGCTCTTATTTTGTGAAGGGGGTATGGGAGACTGAACTGGTTTATTTGAAGGAACTGAATAATTTGCTCCAGTGGATGATGGTCTAATCTGAGGGGAGCCCACGCTAGTAGGATTACAACCAGTGGAAAAATCTTTGCTTGAAATATGGTTGTCCATGTGAGATGTGGATTGTGGGGACAGCTTGGGTGTTGTACTCAAGCTTGGTTGAGAGTGACTTATAACAATTGGCTCCTCTGCCTTACTTCCCAATATATTTTCGAGGTCCAACTCATTTGGAGATGGATCAGGCATTTTAGTGAGCTCTTCTAAGAGATCCTGCAGTTCTTGGTCTACAGACTGGAGGTTACCAGACTTTTCGTCATATGGCGCTTTCTGACCCATTTCTGTATTCTGAGATACGGAAAAGGGAGACGTCATGCCCGTACCATTCATATGGTTATTTTCCAGCAAAACTGAATGACTGCTCACTCCCATGGATGAAGAACTATGATTGGTCGAGAATGGGGAATGCTGTAAGTCTGAGCAAGATATGGCAGAATTGGTATTTTGGGCTTGGCCCATAGAAAGGGTAACATCGTCAAGACAAAGTCTTTTGCTGTCACTTGGAAATATTATATCATTCATTCCAGAGGACACTGGGGAGCTGTCATCTTCGATTTTTCTCTTTATGGATCCTTGCAGCTGGAAGAGATGgatatacattattatgtatACTTGAAAATCAATATGAATGTAATCAAAGCAGTGATTTCAATGTGTATGTTTGAACAGCTTATACATATGTAAGACTCGGTCTCTGAAGGGAAAATATCACTACAAATTAGATAAAGCATAGATATATATCCAATGTCAAAAGTAAACTGAAATCTTTAATTAATGTTAGATCTTCCCATGATGTCTCGACAACAAACTATATTACTATAAGGTCAAAATATTGGAAGCAGCACCTGATAACACAAGAACAACAGCCATCTGCAGTAATGTTTAGAGAGCAccatatatttctttaataaaggaCACTGCTATTATAGGTTAGAaacttaaatgttatttaacaaaatagaaAGATAGCATTGTGTGGGTGAATTTTGGTTCAAATTCATTTTTGGAAATAATCTTTGGAAATAAATGTGGGATGTCTAAAatctaagatttttttctttccatacatACAATTTAAGGTAGTTTATTTCAGCAAATGTGTTAAGAAGGTATGAATCACTAAAAAATGATATGTTCCCTGTCGATTTGACAACTCCCATATTGTAGAAGCATCATTGGCATTGCACATGCCATCTCACCATCTCTGCCCCATATTCAGCAACAGGGGGGTCTGGTCACTAAATGTGCTGCTATGTCACTCGACTAACTTTTGACGAAGAAATGAGTTGCAGCATGTTCCATGTGAACCCACCCAACAGACATTGACCTCCTTTGTAAGTAAGATGTTAGAACTGCTAAAAAGTGTCAGTCCATTATACAAGATGCAGAAAATCTTGTTTACGCAATACAGAAAGATAACGGAACAAATCTCAAAATTCCAATCTCCATTAAGCTGTATAATGTGCAGCCTCTGTTTTAATAGCTATGACCTGTGTGTCAACTTGATTAATCTATCATTAACACCACTGCCTCACGTAATGAGAAATAATCTTTATGGTCCAGAAGATCAGCAAACAAAGAATAAGAAATCTTTGCATTGTTATCAAGACACAAAGAATGCAAGGCAGGATAGAAAGGAAATATACACGTTGATTGTAATTACTGCTGTCCAGTGGTGTAATGAGTAATGATGCTCTGCTGAGACCTTCCAGCTTTTGCCTGACAACTAGAAGGGCGAGATTTCTATTTTTCAGACAATATTACCTCCCAACACTCTCAGTTTTCACAGGACTGTTTTTTAGGAACTGCCCCGCTGTCCCGGATAGCTGCCCCGCTCTCCTGTTTTATTGGGCAGTGGGGATCCCCTGATCTCCTCTGACCCTTCTAGTGAGCTGTTAAATCAATGTAGGTCTGTGGCTCTTCTGGTAAGGTGGTTGGGTGGCCACCTTATGGATCCTCCTTGCCTCACCTCCTCAACACAGGTGTCCCGACACCTGAAATGATGGGAAGTATGATATTTTGTATCGCAACACAGTGCAACTGAAATCAGTGAAGCACTACAAATGATAAAGGCAGGaggtagttattttttttataattataattatgttttcCACATAGTTAAGAAACACCTGCATACCTGTATATCTTACAAATGGCGAAGTTTAATGGTCAACacttatactgtatatgtatgaacACCACACATTAGTGCAGCTTGAGGCCTCCAAGTTGTGAACGCGCAGAACACTACGTCTTATAAGTTCTTCGGGTTCAGAAGCAACaaattttaaagggaaattccTCCAAATTTATCAgttacataaattacatttctcatGGTTACAGGACACTGTGTCCTTGAGACTGTGGTGTATAGCACTTTACATAAAGTGTATCTGTTTACAGCTGGCGCAGTGATCCCATATAAAAGACGTATAGGTCAAGTGAACCTATACGAACCTATACGGCACATAACTGCTGTGTGTGCAAAGGATTAGAGATGTGACAAAACAGGTAAATCCACATTCAGTGTTCCTGAATACTATTTATGTATTTGACTTCACCTGTGACTGTTTGTATTGTGGTAGAACCACAAGGCAATTGAATTCTACTACCCATGACCTGCTTGTAAATGACATGAAATTAGGTCTTGGACTTTGCTGTCCACACAAGCGGGAAACTGAATGTAAAGAAAAGGGGGTAATGATTTGAAACCATAGACTCTGGTTTACACAAATCAAAGCTTTCAAACACTGGCAACATTATTATGACAGTTAATGTCGTTGACGGATCATTTGAGCATAGACAAGGGCATAATTTAGACCAGGgattcgtttttttttaaattaagattcCATTATATGAAAAATTATGTGAAAAACCAATACCTGTTAACAATAGGCTGTAAGCTTGGATGTAGTTAAACATCTACTGCAACAAGTGTATACATAATTTTGTACACCCAATGGGGAATGCATTGATCCCATAATAGGCAATTCTTCTCCTGGCTTAGATATACAATACTATATGGACATTATTCTATGGACATCGTCGTTTTCAGGAACTATAGATAAGCACAGTTCCTGAAAATAGTTTGTAAAGCATGTCGTGACATCATCATGTGTGTAACAAAAGCCAGTTCTTCCCAGGGATATCTCTCTATTAGGGACACCTTTTGGGGGTCTTAAGTGCCTCTGCCCCTCTTCCCCGCCTCAAGTTCATCTTCTGTAGGATCTCGGAATGTTTGGAAGGGATATAGGTAacacagtgttctacagtccTATAGGACACAATAATTGCtctaaaataccaaaaaatttACTTCTAAATACAACTGTAAAAGGGAAATATATTCTTCATCTAAATACTTTATTCGGTTAAATAAATACCAGTAAATATCAGTAGGTCACAAAgacacataaaaagtcttggtaaagaCCTTCTCCCTAGTCATGTCTCTAACCCATAAACCCGAAGAATCGCACAGATGTTGGGTGGTATGAGAAAACCACAATTAGAactcatacattttaatgtttcccATTTAGCTGATATCTATTTTTGTCAATATTTCTATTTTGGTATTGCTTTGCTTACCAACTCCCATGCAATCTGTTTCATGCACTACAATTCagccaaaagtaaaaaaagcaaaacgaaaacaaaacaaaaaaattgaatctTTGATAAAAGAACACTCTGTACTGAATCTCAATTTGTTGCTGTACCTGTAATAATGAACCGCTTACACCATAAGCCAAATCTAGCTCTTTGTATCACACTGAGATCTTACAGTTAGCTGCTGACCTCACAGAATAAACATGAGCGCAGTTTACAAATGTGAGTCCTATAATTGATTGTTCGCTGCATTAAACAAGTTATAGGCTGAAACGATTTATGCTCTTCGGACATTACAAAGTAGTATCCCTCTTCTTTTGGACATGTAGAGGGCTAGAAGGTGAGTGAGTCTCCTGAAGCTAATCATTAGATGACTAAATTAAATCTCCTCCTCCCGCCAGCTCATACTTAAGTCCTTAGATCTCCCATGTGTTTTGACTATATCCGGGAAGTATGTGGGTTTGATTCGCAGTCTCCAGGTACACTACTTTCTTCAGGTAGGGGAGAAGCATGTGGCCATGTTAACTCCCTCCCCACCCACTTTCCTCTGCTTTCCACCCAGTTCTCCCCCACTAAAGGCTCCCTGGTGCCCCACTCTTTCAGACTCAACCTTCAGTTATTAAAACACAGATATTGCAGATTATACAATGATGAGGGAgctaaataccaaaaaaagctttttagtgcaaaataataatagataccTGCTATTTATGCATATTTCAGAAAACTAGTTATTCTTTCAGTGAGCATCTCTGGCTACGAAGAGGATGTTAAGAAAATTTAGTCCAACCCATGACTTAACAAAATATTTGCTGACATTATAAGGCACATCACATGGCAACAGCTGGATTCCTTAAGAGCTTTTCAAAGGACAGATGTAAAACACAGAGTAGGATTTGTTTTCCCAACAATCTGCTCATGCTAGAGGGTATAAAACAATCCTTTccaaaactaaaaaaaggaCTGTATAAGAGGAAATGCCTATAGACATCAGCATTAATGTAGAAATGCTTAAGACAGTCTTACTAGGCCTTGGCTTCCCAGTGCAGTTAAGTCCAAGTGGCCCCATTGGCCCCTTGCACCTCGGTAACATACACAATGACACACTTATTTACAAATACAGTTTTACACTAACAAActttcatgctaacatacactccTACTCATACATACACTTGTGTTAACACTCACgctaacaaacacatacacactcatggtacacacatacccatactaacacacacatttacactaatACACGCTAATaaacacactcatgccaacatACACTTATGCACTCACACTAGCACCCCTGTACAcaaactcatgctaacacatacacacttactcatacataTCCGTCCCTAACATACTCACAAATACATATCCGTCCCTAACTCCCTTAAAGCCTTACCCTCTCACCTCGTTCAGAGCCTTTTCTTAAAGCTGTGTGAGTAGTCCAAGTTGGACTGCTATTGGGCCATCCTATCTCTGATACACACTCctgctcacacttacacatacacagaaGTACTTTAAAATACTACAAACATCAAGTACACTTTTTTATTGGCATATGAAGATTTTTCTATGCCCTGAAGAATATTTAGGATCCCTGCACAATATAATGGGGAATCTTATAGAGCTTCCCcaattaacacacacaaaagtcacctactgtcacggtctgcccaggctgcggagctgcatatctgtcctgctgtagtttttctgctttgctttgatccattcctggatttccttttgctttgttctattttccattccttgtttctgctccggctctttgcttctgctctgcttcctttattaggtgtgccccacctgtgtgttctgtttgtctcagtctgcagtctgcagtctaaggtatgtctcagtgctatgtgtttggtttccatgtgtggtttgttttgtatctttgtctgcagggattagcgttaggacccaccgtcattggagtactttggcgtagtggtgggctaagcatactatggccatatcatgtgactgaatctccaatagttatcttgtagtcctaggctagtttctgtattcatgtttgtctgtctcctatgtacctttgcccttcttccttgaatcatctgaggattccggttcctctctcctctccccatgtcccagttaatatgtcctatccttgcttataggagaagcgtccgagggttccggctcctcattccttcccctgtgttccttgccttcttccctgtcctttgttgtgccctgtaccatgtatgtcttgtcaggttatgtttattccttgtcttgtggctgtttatactttacgcttttcatgtcatgtttctagccacttctcctgtatatcctatatcatgtttcttgcctggtctccctttcccttgcttgttatgtgtctgctacattaaccctttgcttagcttccattctcccagcctgcagcatcctgctcgtgattcagtgatatgcttcatgcctgctccagggtgcttgcaggattcgtttgttctggacttcatctgctgccatatcagggcgctggtgtttggctgcactaacctaggtgctcaacgcctgggcgagtgtggtcaccctgcaccaggccctgccccagactccgctactgcatcgagactcctgcaaactacatcgggcgcgctgggtccttccagccatcagcttggacccagtccgtgacacctAAATGCACAGCAACGCACCAAGgctcaaatgaaaata comes from the Spea bombifrons isolate aSpeBom1 chromosome 8, aSpeBom1.2.pri, whole genome shotgun sequence genome and includes:
- the MAMLD1 gene encoding mastermind-like domain-containing protein 1 encodes the protein MLLVSQRIQAPRMEPYIPLQGSIKRKIEDDSSPVSSGMNDIIFPSDSKRLCLDDVTLSMGQAQNTNSAISCSDLQHSPFSTNHSSSSMGVSSHSVLLENNHMNGTGMTSPFSVSQNTEMGQKAPYDEKSGNLQSVDQELQDLLEELTKMPDPSPNELDLENILGSKAEEPIVISHSQPSLSTTPKLSPQSTSHMDNHISSKDFSTGCNPTSVGSPQIRPSSTGANYSVPSNKPVQSPIPPSQNKSQPQSMLPVSMANMPSANWHAQQLKQLAASKQGSSSKQQGQTPNWPTMSPTGLSPPYRPGSSPQQPFSPQNVMMSGMNASSLQGNNMQGSQSTLLSNMTSTSNQASRRSPPYVSEKISSPALNQQPFSPQNTMLSNMTSSSIPPNAIKSPQSSMVSNMTSSNAGPSPPYQPEKLSSPALHQQPFSPQNTLISNLTTSNSQSSMQNSLFKPMTTNQPKNINMLMQQPSNGLQTGIVGDTPVSHEQFSFNNTKPLSHFAPDSASQKMNMSSSPGSLIHYLQQQQHQAPPVQPTQQVSNSQFLQQQIRQLMQPSRMQRQMQPGGLAPQTRQDSAIVPRLQEPGSIPNSGPGSTAPTPNGYIRNAILKEQIMRRQLLQVKHRPNMMGVTPEQRSALVAQQMNQFQAIPQNLRADCVQPMPTPPQNHRMMTSSQALIQTSMGSGMTPTTINQNSGAMVMIPPNAGKQQGMFPGSSDFSMPLRQNQNALSMNSACQTVHSQSVVRPGMTLPGYTSSSLTNHSAAQQPLRQSSISRIPNVYANSPSQMWTQTGVSRIPSQNQMDGGMQQFANNALYTKQNIRPNMSSQQFTHHGVVPPNQIAPGVQIRQMQKLGLTQTNQGVGPINNPTLGNNLSRGQLAAINSMKSMPQGVPPFNQLNTGQLGPPSYGGPPVQTADAFERMSSAVELHQYDFVQAQNNAVLSANCNEADFIDCLMKGGSTSSTDEDWLNNLTILDDILGQHNQNPGPV